In Mongoliitalea daihaiensis, one DNA window encodes the following:
- a CDS encoding MBL fold metallo-hydrolase has protein sequence MKLHVINTGFFKLDGGAMFGVVPKVLWSKTNPADEKNLCTWAMRCLLIEDGNRLILIDNGIGSKQDAKFFSHYYLHGEDSLQSSLKKAGFQASDITDNFLTHLHFDHCGGGVAYRGDDMNRFEMVFPNARYWSNEDHWEWAIVPNGREKASFLKENIIPIQESGQLNFVDLNNPSLTENFSFFTADGHTDKQMIPMIKYKGKTIVFAADLLPSVGHIPLPYVMGYDTRPLITLEEKKKFLEEAADNEYIIFFEHDSENECCTVRHTERGVRLDQTFALNEI, from the coding sequence ATGAAATTACATGTAATCAATACTGGATTTTTTAAATTGGATGGAGGGGCTATGTTTGGTGTTGTACCAAAAGTGTTGTGGTCCAAAACAAATCCAGCAGATGAAAAAAACCTCTGCACTTGGGCGATGCGTTGCTTGTTAATCGAAGATGGAAATCGTCTGATCCTTATAGACAATGGCATTGGTTCAAAACAAGACGCGAAATTCTTTTCTCACTATTATCTACATGGGGAGGATTCTTTGCAAAGCAGTCTAAAAAAGGCCGGTTTTCAAGCTTCTGATATCACCGATAATTTTCTCACTCATTTACATTTTGATCATTGTGGGGGTGGTGTAGCCTACCGTGGTGATGATATGAATAGGTTTGAAATGGTGTTTCCAAATGCACGTTACTGGTCAAATGAGGATCATTGGGAGTGGGCAATAGTACCCAACGGACGAGAAAAAGCTTCGTTTTTGAAGGAAAATATTATTCCAATTCAAGAGAGTGGACAATTAAATTTTGTTGATCTTAACAATCCTTCATTGACTGAAAATTTTTCGTTTTTCACTGCTGATGGACATACGGACAAACAAATGATTCCTATGATTAAGTACAAGGGGAAAACTATCGTATTTGCTGCTGACTTGTTACCATCGGTAGGACATATTCCACTTCCATATGTAATGGGTTATGACACCCGACCTTTAATTACCTTGGAGGAAAAAAAGAAGTTTTTGGAAGAAGCTGCTGATAACGAGTATATTATATTTTTTGAGCATGATTCAGAAAATGAGTGCTGTACGGTGAGACATACAGAAAGAGGTGTTCGGTTAGATCAAACATTTGCGTTAAATGAAATCTAA
- a CDS encoding glycogen/starch/alpha-glucan phosphorylase codes for MKPNHKDTQRILTREETRTGLSPDTLKRAVLNHLFYAQGKFPEIATRSDYYMAMSYAVRDRLQQRWVASVKQYLNPSQKIVSYLSAEYLLGPHLANNLINLGIYENMEEAIDSLGFNLDWLISKEVEPGLGNGGLGRLAACYMDSLATLEVPAIGYGMRYQFGIFEQDIKDGWQIEDTDNWLRRGNPWEIAKRELGYDVKLGGYVQHYTDVNGKFKANWIPGLIVKGIAYDTPILGYRVNTCNTLRLWKSEAPKSFDFQTFNQGLYSGAVSDKVICENISKVLYPNDEQREGKILRLQQQYFFVSCSLQDMMAIHLSQGGKVENFYDKFVVQLNDTHPAIGVAELMRLLVDVYEVEWNTAWDVTKKSFAYTNHTLLPEALETWDLDLFQSVLPRHLEIIQEINRRFLDEVTILAYGDHELIRNLSIISDGPWKKIRMANLACAGSFAINGVAALHSELLKKTVLKDWYKLWPDKFSNKTNGVTPRRWMVLSNPKLSDLISSKIGEGWIKNLDELKGLEQFADDKAFQKEWMQVKYEMKKDLAKRILQRTKIKVDPESIFDVHVKRIHEYKRQHLNILHVIALYNRIKQNPTAEIIPRTFIFAGKAAPGYRLAKLMIKLITSVADVINNDPIVKDRIKVVFYPNYNVTNAQKIYPAADVSEQISTAGKEASGTGNMKLSLNGALTLGTLDGANVEIRECVGEENFFLFGLTEEEVQEKKRSGYNPYDYYMGNQELKLAIDQINDGYFSHMDGSIFRDLINSMLYHDEYLVLADFESYVAQQEQVAAAYRDKEGWARMSILNVARMGKFSSDRSIKDYCDDIWKVGPSSVELIDFHEETYKK; via the coding sequence ATGAAACCGAATCATAAGGATACGCAACGTATCTTAACAAGAGAGGAAACAAGGACGGGTTTAAGCCCGGATACCTTAAAAAGAGCAGTATTAAATCATCTTTTCTATGCCCAAGGTAAGTTTCCTGAAATTGCTACTAGAAGTGATTATTACATGGCGATGTCCTATGCGGTAAGGGATCGCTTGCAGCAACGCTGGGTTGCTTCTGTCAAACAATATTTAAATCCAAGTCAAAAAATAGTTTCTTATTTATCAGCAGAATATTTGTTGGGCCCACATTTGGCTAATAACCTGATAAATCTTGGGATTTATGAAAACATGGAAGAAGCTATTGATTCTCTAGGTTTCAACTTGGATTGGTTGATAAGTAAAGAAGTGGAGCCTGGATTAGGAAACGGAGGCTTGGGAAGATTAGCAGCATGTTATATGGATTCCCTTGCAACCTTGGAAGTACCTGCCATCGGTTATGGTATGCGCTATCAATTTGGGATTTTTGAACAAGATATAAAAGATGGTTGGCAGATTGAAGATACTGATAACTGGTTGAGAAGAGGAAATCCTTGGGAGATAGCAAAGCGGGAGTTGGGATATGATGTGAAACTGGGGGGATATGTTCAGCACTATACAGATGTCAATGGAAAGTTTAAAGCGAACTGGATTCCTGGATTAATTGTCAAGGGAATTGCTTACGACACACCTATCCTAGGCTATCGTGTGAATACTTGTAATACCCTACGTCTTTGGAAATCAGAGGCGCCTAAATCATTTGATTTCCAGACTTTTAATCAAGGGTTATATTCAGGAGCAGTGAGTGATAAAGTGATCTGTGAAAATATTTCTAAAGTGCTTTACCCTAATGATGAGCAACGTGAAGGTAAAATTCTTCGGTTACAGCAGCAGTACTTCTTTGTAAGTTGTTCCCTTCAAGACATGATGGCAATTCATTTGAGTCAGGGCGGAAAAGTCGAAAATTTTTATGATAAATTTGTAGTGCAATTGAATGATACACATCCAGCAATTGGAGTGGCTGAATTGATGCGTTTGTTGGTAGATGTATATGAGGTAGAGTGGAATACAGCATGGGATGTTACCAAAAAGAGCTTTGCATACACAAATCATACACTTCTTCCTGAAGCGTTAGAAACATGGGACTTAGATTTATTCCAGTCTGTATTGCCTAGACATTTGGAAATCATTCAGGAAATTAACCGCAGATTTTTAGATGAAGTCACTATCCTCGCGTATGGTGATCATGAGTTGATTAGAAATCTTTCTATCATTTCGGATGGCCCTTGGAAGAAAATCCGTATGGCGAATTTAGCTTGTGCAGGTTCATTTGCTATCAATGGTGTGGCAGCTCTTCACTCTGAACTTTTGAAAAAGACAGTTTTAAAAGATTGGTATAAGTTATGGCCAGATAAGTTTTCTAATAAAACGAACGGTGTAACTCCGAGAAGGTGGATGGTTTTAAGTAATCCAAAACTATCAGATTTGATTAGCTCAAAAATTGGAGAAGGGTGGATTAAAAATTTGGATGAACTAAAAGGTTTAGAACAGTTTGCTGATGATAAGGCCTTTCAGAAAGAATGGATGCAGGTCAAATACGAAATGAAGAAAGACTTGGCAAAACGAATTCTTCAACGAACTAAAATCAAGGTTGACCCGGAGTCAATTTTTGATGTACATGTCAAAAGGATTCACGAGTACAAGAGACAGCATTTAAATATTCTGCACGTAATAGCACTGTATAATCGGATCAAGCAAAATCCTACTGCAGAAATTATTCCAAGAACATTCATTTTTGCTGGGAAAGCAGCTCCAGGCTATCGATTAGCCAAATTGATGATTAAATTGATCACTTCTGTGGCAGACGTAATCAACAACGACCCTATAGTTAAAGACAGAATAAAGGTGGTCTTTTATCCCAATTACAATGTTACCAATGCTCAAAAAATTTATCCTGCAGCCGACGTTTCTGAGCAAATTTCTACTGCCGGGAAAGAAGCTTCGGGAACAGGGAATATGAAGCTCTCTCTGAATGGTGCATTGACCCTTGGAACCTTGGACGGTGCCAATGTGGAAATTCGTGAATGTGTAGGGGAGGAGAACTTCTTCTTATTTGGACTGACGGAGGAGGAAGTACAGGAGAAAAAGAGATCAGGATATAATCCCTATGATTATTATATGGGTAACCAAGAACTTAAACTAGCTATTGACCAAATCAATGATGGCTATTTTTCCCATATGGATGGGTCAATCTTCCGGGATCTGATCAACTCTATGTTGTACCACGATGAGTATTTGGTATTGGCTGATTTTGAGTCTTATGTAGCTCAACAAGAACAGGTAGCAGCAGCTTATCGGGATAAAGAAGGTTGGGCACGTATGTCTATTCTCAATGTCGCAAGAATGGGGAAATTTTCCTCTGATAGAAGTATCAAAGACTACTGCGATGATATTTGGAAAGTAGGTCCTTCTTCAGTGGAGTTAATTGATTTTCACGAGGAGACATACAAAAAGTAA
- a CDS encoding PKD domain-containing protein: protein MSLTILLISFKSNAQLSTVGKEFWLGFMENNRVIAANPANSSNDVGIIIITAEETSSGVIQYATSTINFSLNPGEQFIHRILNFDILHRTSGVVENKGVFISSSGNIAVHAFNERFRSADGTVILPVSALGKDHYITSHYEFMSLPLNYNPNINDESLLLVVATEDNTRVEITPTVFTLSGNAPNNPFTITLNKGQSYQIKAQQDLTGTRVRVVGDNADDCKNIAVFGGNKWTSVGECGSANDHLYQQTYPISTWGTAYVHVPLAGRSSGELVKVLASENNTSVSVNGTQIATLNAGQARTILFGREETAFIETSKPSAVTVFSKSQQCNDVNQPFFQNGDPFMITYSPTNQRLSSLTFNAIQLPSITQHFVTIIVPSDAVNQTVLDGSTAIGNQFQAIPGTDFSFARPQINQGVHRLENPQGFIAYVYGFGEIESYGYSAGAKLENLNFEIEPQYDFEVEGSRIACLNQEGLWEIFPENDLFTYFLWDFGDGSPIEEGKIVDHIFESPGTYEVAVIAALSPNSCDEQQTIRFEVRVLEILGEIIGPSNACPETDEITYSFQTDSDFSKIEFNVEGGTITSVDEASGQVTVLWGSSNPSAKVLAKPFTLEGCPGDTIELMVSINQVIDSSLPTGSTKICYNPNSPDTYSIQNPLEDRMYEWFVTGGIFVNGNISSTVDVQWTNPGEIGELWYTEVSTLDNLCAGESPKLQVVVNPLLTASLANLELVSCFGGSDGVIELNVQGGTAPYTFRWSHDSILNAPKAEDLSAGTYEVQVIDDLGCEIVVESIEIAEPDLLEIISITTEPTSCFGKDDGEARITIQGGTAPFSINFPNAFIQGNELFLNDLEGTSYSLEISDANGCTIPLLFDINSPLPLEVGVRIIRPACPGQFNGELLAEPTGDFSPFIFSWDFDNGTDAILSNIPKGTYTVTVRNQSGCVSVGTADMIEARPQVRMPTGFKPSDGEYMGVSNCDLSFNLKVINRWGQLVYSGDTGWNGLIDNSPAPLGSYGYVFTYNYLFEGELVEEEIKGIVTLIR from the coding sequence ATGAGTCTAACCATATTGCTGATTTCATTTAAAAGCAATGCTCAATTGTCCACTGTGGGTAAAGAGTTTTGGTTAGGATTTATGGAAAATAACCGAGTTATAGCCGCTAACCCTGCTAATTCCTCCAATGATGTGGGAATAATTATCATTACCGCTGAAGAAACTAGCTCTGGGGTCATCCAATATGCTACATCCACAATCAATTTTTCTTTGAATCCTGGAGAACAATTTATCCACAGAATTTTAAATTTTGATATTTTACATCGTACATCAGGAGTTGTTGAAAATAAAGGTGTTTTCATCTCAAGTTCGGGAAATATAGCTGTTCATGCCTTTAATGAACGATTTAGATCAGCTGATGGGACGGTTATACTTCCTGTGAGTGCTTTGGGCAAAGACCATTACATCACTTCTCATTATGAGTTTATGAGCTTACCGCTGAACTACAACCCTAACATCAACGATGAAAGCCTTTTATTGGTGGTAGCCACCGAAGATAATACACGGGTGGAAATAACACCTACTGTATTTACACTCAGTGGAAATGCTCCAAACAACCCATTCACCATCACACTCAATAAAGGACAAAGTTATCAAATCAAAGCTCAACAAGATCTTACGGGTACCAGGGTTCGAGTCGTTGGAGACAATGCGGATGATTGTAAAAATATTGCGGTTTTTGGTGGAAATAAATGGACTTCCGTAGGGGAATGTGGATCTGCCAATGATCATTTATACCAACAAACCTATCCAATATCCACCTGGGGTACTGCATATGTTCATGTCCCTTTGGCAGGCCGATCGTCTGGGGAATTAGTGAAAGTTCTTGCCTCCGAAAATAATACTTCCGTCTCTGTAAATGGGACTCAAATAGCCACTTTGAATGCAGGTCAAGCACGTACCATTTTATTTGGGAGAGAAGAAACTGCTTTCATCGAAACATCAAAACCAAGCGCTGTAACTGTTTTTTCAAAAAGTCAACAATGCAACGACGTCAATCAGCCATTTTTTCAAAATGGTGATCCTTTTATGATCACTTACAGCCCAACTAATCAACGCTTGAGTAGTTTGACTTTCAATGCTATCCAACTGCCTTCGATTACTCAGCATTTCGTCACGATCATTGTGCCGAGTGATGCAGTAAATCAGACCGTTTTAGATGGATCTACAGCTATTGGTAATCAATTTCAAGCTATCCCTGGTACAGATTTTTCATTTGCACGACCCCAAATCAATCAGGGGGTTCACAGGCTTGAAAATCCACAAGGATTTATTGCCTACGTTTATGGTTTTGGTGAAATAGAATCGTACGGATACTCGGCTGGTGCAAAATTGGAAAACTTAAACTTTGAGATTGAGCCTCAATATGATTTTGAGGTGGAAGGAAGTCGGATAGCCTGTCTCAATCAGGAAGGCCTTTGGGAAATTTTCCCTGAAAATGATTTATTCACCTATTTTTTATGGGATTTCGGCGATGGAAGCCCCATCGAAGAAGGAAAAATCGTAGATCATATTTTTGAATCTCCCGGCACCTACGAAGTAGCGGTGATTGCTGCTTTAAGTCCCAACAGCTGCGATGAGCAACAAACGATTCGATTTGAAGTCAGGGTACTTGAAATTTTAGGGGAAATAATTGGTCCTTCCAATGCTTGTCCCGAGACAGATGAGATAACATATTCATTCCAAACAGATTCTGATTTTTCAAAAATTGAATTTAATGTAGAAGGTGGGACAATTACATCCGTAGATGAAGCAAGCGGACAAGTAACCGTTTTATGGGGATCATCCAATCCTTCTGCAAAAGTTTTAGCGAAACCATTTACATTGGAGGGGTGTCCTGGTGATACCATTGAATTAATGGTAAGCATCAATCAGGTCATTGATTCATCTCTTCCCACAGGATCAACAAAAATATGTTACAATCCAAATAGCCCAGATACCTATTCAATTCAAAATCCACTAGAGGATCGAATGTACGAATGGTTTGTCACAGGAGGAATCTTCGTTAATGGAAATATTAGCTCAACTGTAGATGTACAATGGACGAATCCTGGTGAAATTGGAGAGCTTTGGTATACCGAGGTGAGTACTTTGGATAATTTATGTGCAGGAGAATCTCCCAAGTTACAAGTTGTAGTAAACCCTTTGCTTACGGCTAGCCTCGCAAACCTAGAATTGGTAAGCTGTTTTGGAGGTAGTGATGGGGTTATTGAGCTCAATGTTCAAGGTGGAACTGCTCCTTACACCTTCCGTTGGTCTCATGACTCCATTTTAAATGCTCCAAAAGCAGAAGATTTAAGTGCTGGAACTTATGAAGTGCAAGTGATCGACGATTTGGGATGCGAAATAGTAGTTGAAAGTATTGAGATCGCTGAGCCTGATTTACTGGAAATAATTAGTATCACCACAGAACCTACTTCATGTTTTGGGAAGGATGACGGGGAAGCAAGAATCACTATTCAGGGTGGAACAGCACCATTTTCCATCAATTTCCCAAATGCCTTCATTCAAGGTAATGAGCTATTTTTAAATGATCTCGAGGGTACAAGCTATTCCTTGGAAATAAGCGATGCAAACGGCTGTACCATTCCTCTGCTATTTGACATAAACTCCCCTCTTCCATTGGAAGTAGGTGTACGTATTATTCGTCCAGCTTGCCCAGGACAGTTCAACGGTGAGTTACTTGCAGAACCTACGGGAGATTTCAGTCCTTTTATTTTCTCATGGGATTTTGACAACGGCACTGATGCCATTTTATCAAATATACCAAAAGGGACCTACACGGTAACTGTACGCAATCAAAGTGGATGCGTAAGTGTAGGTACGGCAGACATGATCGAAGCAAGACCTCAAGTTCGGATGCCTACAGGTTTCAAACCTTCAGATGGGGAATATATGGGAGTATCTAACTGTGATTTAAGCTTCAATCTAAAAGTTATAAATCGCTGGGGGCAATTAGTTTATTCTGGGGATACAGGATGGAATGGCTTGATAGACAACAGTCCTGCTCCTCTTGGTAGCTATGGATATGTCTTCACCTACAATTACTTATTTGAAGGAGAATTGGTCGAAGAAGAGATCAAAGGTATCGTTACACTCATCCGGTAG
- a CDS encoding acetyl-CoA carboxylase carboxyltransferase subunit alpha, with protein sequence MLLEFEKPIADLELKLQEMKDLAKGKNIDLSNEIQSLEEKILSLKKETFQNLTRWQRVQLSRHADRPYALDYIYELTNDFIELHGDRTVKDDKAMIGGLGDVEGRTVMFIGQQKGRNTKQRQERNFGMANPEGYRKALRLMKMAEKFGKPIVTLIDTPGAFPGLEAEERGQGEAIARNLKEMFMLKVPVICIIIGEGASGGALGIAIGDKVFMLENTWYSVISPESCSSILWRSWDYKEQAAEALKLTAIDMQKNGLIDGIIEEPLGGAHKDMKKMANTIKQTILDALKELDKIKPEKRIDQRIDKFCSMGVFEE encoded by the coding sequence ATGTTGCTAGAATTTGAAAAACCGATTGCTGATTTGGAGCTTAAACTTCAAGAAATGAAGGATTTAGCAAAGGGGAAGAACATAGATTTAAGCAATGAAATACAGTCGTTGGAGGAAAAAATACTATCCTTGAAAAAAGAAACTTTTCAAAATCTCACCCGTTGGCAGCGTGTGCAGCTCTCAAGACATGCAGACAGGCCATATGCGCTAGACTACATTTATGAACTCACTAATGATTTCATTGAGCTTCATGGAGACAGAACTGTCAAGGATGATAAAGCAATGATTGGTGGTCTAGGAGATGTAGAAGGCAGGACTGTCATGTTTATTGGTCAGCAAAAAGGTAGAAATACCAAGCAAAGACAAGAGCGTAACTTTGGAATGGCTAACCCAGAAGGTTACAGAAAGGCTCTCCGTTTGATGAAGATGGCAGAAAAATTTGGAAAGCCAATTGTTACCTTGATAGATACTCCAGGTGCTTTCCCAGGCCTCGAAGCAGAAGAGAGAGGTCAAGGTGAGGCTATAGCGCGCAACTTGAAAGAGATGTTTATGCTGAAGGTTCCTGTTATTTGTATTATTATTGGTGAAGGTGCATCTGGCGGTGCTTTGGGAATTGCCATTGGTGACAAAGTCTTTATGCTTGAAAACACTTGGTATTCGGTGATTTCTCCAGAATCTTGTTCATCCATTTTATGGAGAAGTTGGGACTACAAAGAGCAAGCAGCCGAAGCTTTAAAGCTAACAGCTATAGATATGCAGAAAAATGGCTTGATAGATGGGATTATCGAAGAGCCCCTAGGAGGCGCACATAAAGACATGAAAAAAATGGCTAACACAATCAAGCAAACGATTTTGGATGCCTTAAAAGAACTCGATAAAATCAAACCGGAAAAAAGAATTGATCAACGTATTGATAAATTCTGCTCCATGGGTGTTTTTGAAGAATAG
- a CDS encoding patatin-like phospholipase family protein, protein MKSNKKVGIVLSGGGIRGIAHLGVLKALNNYSIFPNRFSGSSAGAIAGALYCHGYSPDEILEIIIKTNYFKFIRPAISLTGLLRMETVQELYEKYLPENSFEALQIPLAVAATDIKRSKVVYFSEGELIPPIMASSCIPGMFDPIKINQHYYVDGGVLNNLPVEPLDGVCDVIIGVNSNHLPDEHNIKNIKNLIERTVIMSMNYNVYSRKNKCDYFIEPQGLARYGVFDYKKAPEIFQAGYDATVKFIEQNETILAWTNN, encoded by the coding sequence ATGAAATCTAATAAGAAGGTTGGAATCGTACTCTCTGGAGGGGGGATCCGAGGTATCGCACATTTGGGTGTACTGAAAGCACTGAATAATTACTCTATTTTTCCCAATAGATTTAGTGGGAGTTCTGCTGGAGCTATCGCAGGTGCTTTGTACTGTCATGGGTATTCTCCTGATGAGATTTTAGAAATCATCATCAAAACAAATTATTTTAAATTTATACGACCTGCGATTTCGTTGACGGGTTTGCTTCGAATGGAAACTGTACAGGAGTTGTATGAAAAATACCTTCCTGAGAATTCTTTTGAAGCACTTCAGATTCCCTTAGCCGTTGCAGCGACAGACATTAAGCGGTCAAAAGTGGTTTACTTTTCCGAAGGGGAGTTGATACCACCAATCATGGCCTCCTCCTGCATTCCTGGTATGTTTGATCCGATCAAAATCAACCAACATTATTATGTGGATGGAGGGGTGTTAAACAATCTTCCTGTGGAGCCCTTGGATGGGGTATGTGATGTAATTATTGGCGTCAATAGTAATCATCTACCCGATGAACACAATATCAAGAACATCAAAAATCTCATCGAACGTACAGTCATTATGTCGATGAATTACAACGTGTATAGTCGGAAAAATAAATGCGATTACTTCATAGAACCACAAGGCTTGGCGAGATATGGGGTATTTGATTATAAAAAAGCACCTGAGATTTTTCAAGCTGGGTATGATGCTACAGTGAAATTTATCGAACAAAATGAAACTATATTAGCCTGGACTAACAATTAA
- a CDS encoding 1-acyl-sn-glycerol-3-phosphate acyltransferase, which translates to MMKLLSRFVFWVAGWKLKVGWPDGLKKAVLIAIPHTSNWDLLYARAAFYLMDIPVQFTIKKEVMVGPLGWLIKGLGGIAIDRKRIPGGRKQTYTEAMTTMLKEADELVIMVTPEGTRSYAPKWKTGFYHIALGAEVPVVIGFLDYKNKVAGIGPVIYPNGDIHAQIEEMMAFGRTIKGKYPEKGIL; encoded by the coding sequence ATGATGAAACTCTTGTCAAGATTTGTTTTTTGGGTCGCTGGATGGAAGTTAAAGGTTGGCTGGCCTGATGGTTTAAAAAAAGCTGTTTTAATTGCGATTCCTCATACAAGCAACTGGGATTTGCTCTATGCCCGAGCGGCCTTCTATTTGATGGATATACCTGTTCAATTTACAATCAAAAAAGAAGTTATGGTGGGACCTTTGGGATGGTTGATCAAAGGTCTGGGAGGTATTGCTATCGATAGAAAACGAATTCCGGGTGGCAGAAAGCAAACCTATACTGAAGCCATGACTACCATGCTCAAAGAGGCTGATGAATTGGTCATCATGGTAACTCCAGAAGGTACGAGAAGTTATGCTCCCAAATGGAAAACAGGCTTCTACCACATTGCCTTAGGGGCAGAAGTACCTGTAGTGATTGGCTTTTTGGATTATAAAAATAAGGTAGCAGGTATTGGCCCTGTAATTTATCCGAACGGAGATATCCACGCCCAAATCGAAGAGATGATGGCTTTTGGCAGAACCATTAAAGGTAAATATCCTGAAAAAGGTATTCTTTAA
- a CDS encoding bile acid:sodium symporter family protein — protein sequence MQDSILTAVFLPLALAFIMLGMGLSLTTKDFKNIIVYPKAIGLGLLNQLILLPLVAFALVQLFGLSGTFAVGFMILAACPGGATSNLITHLSRGDVALSISLTAVSSFITIVSIPLIVNFSIGFFGEEGSVTLPVFQTIIQIMGVTVIPVAIGMLLKKKFPLLSVKADKPVRIASAVLFALVLIAAILKERASIVEFFILAGPVSLALNIATLILAFFLGTLFMLSKRQRLTIAIESGLQNGTLGIMIAATLLKNSEMTIPIAIYSLIMFVTSALIIFLANKKTA from the coding sequence ATGCAAGACAGTATATTAACTGCAGTTTTCTTACCCTTAGCCTTGGCATTTATCATGTTAGGTATGGGGCTTTCATTGACTACGAAAGATTTCAAGAATATCATTGTCTACCCCAAAGCTATTGGTTTGGGTTTATTAAATCAATTGATTTTACTTCCGTTGGTTGCTTTTGCACTCGTTCAACTCTTCGGTCTCAGTGGTACTTTTGCCGTAGGGTTCATGATTTTAGCCGCTTGCCCAGGTGGAGCGACCTCTAACTTGATTACCCATCTGTCAAGAGGAGATGTTGCTTTATCGATCAGTTTGACTGCTGTGAGTTCATTTATCACTATAGTCTCTATTCCATTAATTGTTAATTTTTCGATTGGCTTTTTTGGAGAGGAGGGGAGTGTGACCTTACCTGTATTTCAAACAATCATTCAGATCATGGGTGTAACAGTCATACCTGTAGCGATAGGGATGCTTTTGAAGAAAAAGTTTCCTTTGCTTTCAGTGAAAGCAGATAAGCCAGTTAGGATTGCTTCTGCGGTTCTTTTTGCCCTAGTTTTGATTGCTGCGATCTTGAAAGAGCGAGCGTCAATTGTCGAATTCTTTATCCTTGCAGGGCCAGTTTCTTTGGCATTGAATATTGCAACCTTGATCTTGGCTTTTTTTTTAGGAACGTTGTTTATGTTGTCAAAGCGTCAGCGATTGACAATTGCCATAGAATCTGGTCTCCAAAATGGTACCTTAGGAATAATGATTGCAGCTACACTTTTGAAAAATTCTGAAATGACCATCCCAATTGCAATTTATAGCTTAATCATGTTTGTTACTTCTGCATTGATCATCTTTCTAGCCAATAAAAAAACCGCTTAA
- a CDS encoding DUF2490 domain-containing protein translates to MKKIVFFFFFILLSGTSTAQRDVSINTEVWYGLMTSGQLAKNWSLWIDSHHVPELFLIVRGGLTYHSNNQQWSATMGYAGLGLTTPFSAGDLIRNERRPWGQVVFRPPGKGNLSASFRYRHDMRFRQQFSSTELLDSYQLNHRLRFNASVRYNWRDLISPHVNFSTTLFNESLFTVGPALADNPFEHRVFMLFSFQKKFVTVSPGYHIRVATPNPETLRINHGLFLWININYSLKEFRRSKIKVFPEDRI, encoded by the coding sequence ATGAAAAAAATCGTCTTTTTCTTTTTTTTTATTCTGCTGAGTGGAACATCCACTGCCCAGCGAGATGTATCTATCAATACAGAAGTTTGGTATGGCTTAATGACTTCGGGTCAACTTGCGAAAAACTGGTCCTTATGGATTGATTCACATCATGTGCCAGAATTATTTTTAATTGTCAGGGGCGGATTAACGTATCATAGTAATAATCAACAATGGTCTGCAACTATGGGTTATGCCGGACTTGGGTTGACAACTCCTTTTTCTGCAGGTGACCTGATTCGAAACGAGCGAAGACCATGGGGGCAGGTGGTATTCCGTCCACCAGGGAAAGGTAATTTATCTGCTTCCTTCCGATATCGGCACGACATGCGATTTAGACAACAGTTCTCAAGTACCGAGTTGTTGGACAGTTATCAATTAAATCATCGATTGCGATTCAACGCAAGCGTGCGATACAATTGGAGAGATTTGATAAGTCCGCATGTAAACTTTTCTACGACTCTATTCAATGAGTCTTTGTTTACCGTAGGACCTGCACTAGCTGATAATCCTTTTGAGCATCGGGTTTTTATGCTGTTTTCATTTCAAAAAAAGTTTGTAACGGTTTCTCCTGGTTATCATATTCGGGTTGCTACTCCTAATCCAGAAACCCTTCGCATCAATCATGGCTTATTTTTGTGGATCAATATTAATTATAGTTTGAAGGAATTCCGAAGAAGCAAAATCAAAGTTTTTCCAGAAGACCGAATCTAA